From Suricata suricatta isolate VVHF042 chromosome 1, meerkat_22Aug2017_6uvM2_HiC, whole genome shotgun sequence, a single genomic window includes:
- the LOC115286452 gene encoding uncharacterized protein LOC115286452 isoform X1 has protein sequence MWLPNLGTEAEGSRAALRCQDVCRPAVLVYPLLPLLRPAPTLPGGPGRTQGIHRERDSAEQLRGGTPPHSRDQQHGGPQVRDDGGRGRVATGGRRVDPDAPSFSPWSPSTQSPEARCGASLTLQGTWPSLLSPGCMVAPAHGARRPLEADTVLYWHKTSGADAGSHLQTKGEAFKIGYLMPTVYVTSAVEAPGPCLDSAG, from the exons ATGTGGCTCCCAAACctggggacagaagcagaggggagcCGAGCTGCACTGCGCTGCCAGGATGTCTGCCGGCCCGCCGTCCTCGTCtatcccctcctgcccctgctgaGGCCGGCTCCCACCCTCCCCGGAGGCCCAGGCAGAACTCAGGGGATCCACAGAGAGCGGGACAGCGCTGAGCAGCTCAGGGGGGGCACCCCACCTCATTCTCGGGACCAACAGCACGGCGGCCCACAG GTCCGGGATGATGGGGGCCGTGGAAGAGTAGCAACGGGGGGCCGGCGGGTGGACCCAGACGCTCCGTCCTTCAGTCCATGGTCACCCAGCACGCAGTCCCCAGAAGCCCGCTGTGGGGCCAGCCTCACCCTGCAAGGGACATGGCCTTCCCTGCTTTCCCCCGGCTGTATGGTGGCCCCAGCACACGGCGCCCGGAGACCCCTGGAGGCTGACACGGTGCTCTACTGGCACAAGACATCTGGCGCAGATGCTGGGAGTCACCTGCAGACCAAGGGG GAAGCCTTCAAAATCGGGTATTTGATGCCAACAGTGTATGTCACATCAGCCGTCGAGgctcctggcccctgcctggACAGTGCAGGCTAA
- the LOC115286452 gene encoding uncharacterized protein LOC115286452 isoform X2: MWLPNLGTEAEGSRAALRCQDVCRPAVLVYPLLPLLRPAPTLPGGPGRTQGIHRERDSAEQLRGGTPPHSRDQQHGGPQVRDDGGRGRVATGGRRVDPDAPSFSPWSPSTQSPEARCGASLTLQGTWPSLLSPGCMVAPAHGARRPLEADTEAFKIGYLMPTVYVTSAVEAPGPCLDSAG, encoded by the exons ATGTGGCTCCCAAACctggggacagaagcagaggggagcCGAGCTGCACTGCGCTGCCAGGATGTCTGCCGGCCCGCCGTCCTCGTCtatcccctcctgcccctgctgaGGCCGGCTCCCACCCTCCCCGGAGGCCCAGGCAGAACTCAGGGGATCCACAGAGAGCGGGACAGCGCTGAGCAGCTCAGGGGGGGCACCCCACCTCATTCTCGGGACCAACAGCACGGCGGCCCACAG GTCCGGGATGATGGGGGCCGTGGAAGAGTAGCAACGGGGGGCCGGCGGGTGGACCCAGACGCTCCGTCCTTCAGTCCATGGTCACCCAGCACGCAGTCCCCAGAAGCCCGCTGTGGGGCCAGCCTCACCCTGCAAGGGACATGGCCTTCCCTGCTTTCCCCCGGCTGTATGGTGGCCCCAGCACACGGCGCCCGGAGACCCCTGGAGGCTGACACG GAAGCCTTCAAAATCGGGTATTTGATGCCAACAGTGTATGTCACATCAGCCGTCGAGgctcctggcccctgcctggACAGTGCAGGCTAA